Genomic segment of Salvia hispanica cultivar TCC Black 2014 chromosome 2, UniMelb_Shisp_WGS_1.0, whole genome shotgun sequence:
CACTAGATTTAGCTTTTAATAAACCTTCCAAAATAGGATGATAAGTTCCAACTTTAGTCCCTATTTCCTAGATTTGTGTTTGATTACATGTTGCTTTCACGTTGCACCAGATACTTTACGTACCACCACCAGATTTAGAAGGTAGGCACGAGATCCTTCGTGTACATACACGAAAGATGAAGATAGGCAACGACGTTGATCTCAGAGAAATAGCAGAAGATACCGAGCTGTTCACTGGAGCGGAGCTTGAGGGGTTGTGCAAAGAGGCAGGAATTGTTGCTCTGAGGGAAGACATATCCGCCACAGACGTGTGCAGCAGACATTTTGAGGCCGTGATGAGATCTCTGAGGCCAGCTCTTAGCCGAGAAGACGTCGATTCTTATGCCTCATTCCGAAAGAATCCGCCTGTAAGACTTTCTGCTGCATCTGAATCTGAGCACAAGCAGCAAAGCAGAGGGAGCAAGAGTCTACTGCTTGCTGCAGTTCCTGCTGCAATAGCTGTAGTTAGTATAGTTTTTTATAATAGTCTCAAAAATATTGTTACCTCTAGAGAGCAACGAGCTACTTGAACATgtgttatatttattctacaagctaaattatttattcactttatttttggaattattgGAAATTTGGAAGCTTCACTTTGTCATCCTCTTTATCTACTATTCATTTGAATATAGAGATCTGCAGCCATTTCATTGTTATACAAGCTGCCTTTCTGGACTGTAATGGTCAAGATTGGCTTTTTCTTACTtcaactatattattttatttttgtactaaaatctttttttatttcaccaTAACTCACgccaattttgaaattattattcaattgcATTACTTGGTCGATAGAAGCACACATATACAAGAAACAAGTACTAGTACTAACTATATCTTTCTATAATTGGTTCAATAATGGCAAAGACTAGCACTTATATTTGTTAATAAAATGGTACAATTATTGTGgcaaatatatgtattttcgCCTTAAACTATGTATTAACAAATCAGGTAAagtattaagaaataaatcaGCATGTATATAAGTCAACTGATACTTTGctgatttacatttttttcaacacatatttttcaaacaagAATAGTCAtacatatttttctatttccttttCATTAGATGATAGTTACTGGTATTAATACTATCATTAATAACATAGTCAGGCACATGTATTATAGCTGTGGAAATTCATTGGGCATGCCAAATATTACAGATATGGCCTcttccatttaatttttatattgctCTCAGCCACCATTTTCTGAACAAATACAATCCACCACCTAATTCCAAATTTATAAAGTGGTCCATTCATCATAAATACAACATACAGAGAGGTGCTGTCCAAACTCAAAGATTATAAATTGATGTCcaaaaacacattttttatcatttgttAGCATCTCCCAcactcatgcaataaacaagagagagaagaaacaaACATGGGAAACTCTCTTGCATGCTTCTCTCCCTCATCAGTCTCCAAATCTCCTCCAAAGGAGCTTCACCCTCCATGGATTTCCCCCTCAGCCCCCCACAGAAGATCAAGAAAATCGGCCACATCGTCTTCTTCTCCTCCGGCCATGAAAGCCTCGAACGTCTTCGATGAATCCTATATCAAGCAGCAAGCTCAGATTGCTTCCATGCTCTACCACCATCACTTGCAAAACAATGGAGGTGATCTCCTCCTCCAGTTGGACCGCTCCGTTTCGACCAAGAATCCACctccttcttcctcttcgaAGAAGCTTCCTAGGCGATCTCGCTCTGTCTCCAGTTCTACCCCTCTCTCTTCTATGCACCTCCCTAATCTCCAggttttttcatatttttttttatatttttttagttattgttTTTGGATTTGATGGAGTAAAGTTTCTTTGTTTGACattttcttggattttctTTGGATTGAATTAGTTTAGTATGAGACGTGTTCAatgagattttaattttaggcaAAGCTATAACTCAATCTAGACTAAtggaaatatttattatataaaatttttattgacttTTGAGGGAGAAAATATGTGTAGTTTGGTTTGTAGtaacatcataatttaatgtcaataacttGCTTAGTTGCCTTTTACGGCCATTTATTTAGTTGCAGGTACATCTTGACCCTATGACTATTCACTttaaccaaaaaagaaaaaagtactgtgagtaatttttaatcattccaataatttcaGGATGCTGCAAGAAATGATGgtaaagagaagaagaagcattTTGTGCTGGTTCATGGTGGAGGTTTTGGGGCATGGTGTTGGTACAAAATCATAGCCCTTTTGAAAGAAGCCAATTGTGAAGTTGATGCCATAGACCTCACTGGCTCTGGTGCTAACTTTTGTGACATCACTTCTATTAAAACTATAGCTCAATATGCCAAACCCCTCATTGATTTCCTAGCAAATCTTGCTGATGACAAAGAGGTATGGTTTTGTTTCTTGGATATGATATTATGCTGTGGTTTTCTTGAATGATTATGATGATGATCGATGCTTCGAAATGCAGGTGATTTTGGTGGGACATGATGTAGGTGGAGTTTGTATATCTTATGCAATGGAGATGAATCCTAGCAAAGTTTCAAGAGCTGTGTTTGTTGCTGCAACTATGCTCAGCAATGGCCATAGCGCCCTTGATGTCTTCTCCAAACAGGTTGGCATATAATCGCCTTTTCCACAAATCTGCAATGCGTTTTTTTAAAGCTTTTTTGCTGATCTGAGAATTTGTTCTGCAGGCATCCTTAACTGAGCTGAACCAACGTGCACAGAAGTTTGTATATGGGAACGGGAAGAAACAGTTGCCAACTGCAATGGAGTACGACAAATCCCTCCTCGAAGATTTCTTGTTCAACCAGACTCCATCAAAGGTAATCTTATGGTATTATTTCTGATTCATTTCTTGATATTGCATTCACCATTTCAAGGCTTCTCATCTTATAATTTTCtgcgtgtgtgtgtatttatgTTATGCAGGATGTGGCATTGGCATCGGTATCCATGAGGGCTGTGCCGTTTGCACCAGTGACAGAGAAGCTCTGCCTTTCTGCAGAAAAATATGGTTCTATTCCAAGATTTTATGTCAAGACAGACTATGATTTCGCCATTCCTGAGCCACTGCAGGAGACGATGATAAAGTCAGATCCGCCTAAGCAAGTCTTCCAGCTCAAGGGCGCGGATCATTCGCCTTTTTTTTCGAAACCTCAGGCGTTGCTCAGGCTCCTGTTAGAGATATCAAACACCCCACATGTAAAGCAGGGGAAGGAGGCTTAGAAAACCTTTTTTGTAGCAGCCCTTCATTGTAATTAGATCTTATCACACATTGTTATGTTATTTTCACAATAAACTAGAGTATTGaacagaaaatatttcattgaaaatGTTTTGATGCAACAATATGTGATGTCACATTATGTTATTTGTAGCAGTAAAGAGTATCAATAGCTAAGCACCtcaaaaaatcaacattttgagcaaaccaaatcaaacaaaacagaGATTCAACTGAAAACGGAGGCATGGAAGCCGTATATAAACGTCTCTCACAGGGTTTTCCATTCATCACTTCTTCCTCGGAATTTCAAGCCTCTTGCGGAAATCTTCTTCCATAAGAGGGATACCATCGCGCAACTTGATCTTCGGCTCCCAGCCCAACAGCTCATTGGCCTTCGTGATGTTAGGCTTCCTCTGGCGAGGATCATCTGGAGTGTTGTCAACGGTTATGATCTTCACGTTTGGATTGATCATCTGCAACACAACTTTCATGTTAGATTAGTTGAGAAAAAACCTATCGGGCTGAAATATGGCATAAACAGTTTTACAGTTAAAATT
This window contains:
- the LOC125205812 gene encoding putative methylesterase 11, chloroplastic, with translation MGNSLACFSPSSVSKSPPKELHPPWISPSAPHRRSRKSATSSSSPPAMKASNVFDESYIKQQAQIASMLYHHHLQNNGGDLLLQLDRSVSTKNPPPSSSSKKLPRRSRSVSSSTPLSSMHLPNLQDAARNDGKEKKKHFVLVHGGGFGAWCWYKIIALLKEANCEVDAIDLTGSGANFCDITSIKTIAQYAKPLIDFLANLADDKEVILVGHDVGGVCISYAMEMNPSKVSRAVFVAATMLSNGHSALDVFSKQASLTELNQRAQKFVYGNGKKQLPTAMEYDKSLLEDFLFNQTPSKDVALASVSMRAVPFAPVTEKLCLSAEKYGSIPRFYVKTDYDFAIPEPLQETMIKSDPPKQVFQLKGADHSPFFSKPQALLRLLLEISNTPHVKQGKEA